The following coding sequences lie in one Spinacia oleracea cultivar Varoflay chromosome 1, BTI_SOV_V1, whole genome shotgun sequence genomic window:
- the LOC110794076 gene encoding calmodulin-binding protein 25-like produces the protein MSSSDELISASAETWAFRPAFDNAWISDAFARDAEVLTKALRDSICNNNNNNNNNNNNDTFNNGVCTDVSYTELFKPQTPSSQQRTQSVSSSGGGSETETVSKRSTFRNAAPLSGKIVKRKSRASKRSPTTFITADPENFRQMVQQVTGVRFCPGSGFVGSVVKPEAHRPTGVVNRLQTGCLLPTLDTSSAFLLDRHPHQVGGTTTMEFGPPSVVAQAGGSGFDFDGFSGFPTLESWN, from the coding sequence ATGTCTTCTTCAGATGAGTTGATTTCAGCGAGTGCCGAAACGTGGGCGTTTCGTCCCGCATTTGATAACGCTTGGATCTCCGACGCTTTTGCTCGTGATGCCGAGGTTTTAACCAAGGCTCTTCGTGATTCTAtctgtaataataataataataataataataataataataatgatacttTTAATAATGGGGTTTGTACGGACGTTTCGTACACTGAACTATTCAAGCCCCAAACGCCGTCCTCTCAGCAGCGGACACAGAGCGTTTCGAGTTCTGGTGGTGGTTCTGAGACGGAAACTGTTTCGAAACGTTCCACGTTTCGAAACGCTGCGCCTCTGAGTGGGAAGATCGTGAAGCGGAAGTCTCGTGCTTCGAAACGGTCACCGACGACGTTTATTACGGCTGATCCGGAGAATTTCAGGCAGATGGTTCAGCAGGTGACAGGTGTCCGGTTCTGTCCCGGTTCAGGCTTTGTTGGGTCGGTGGTCAAACCGGAGGCTCATAGGCCGACTGGGGTAGTGAACCGGTTACAAACCGGTTGCCTTCTGCCTACGCTTGACACGTCATCGGCATTTTTGCTGGACCGCCATCCGCACCAAGTTGGAGGCACAACAACCATGGAGTTTGGGCCGCCTTCTGTGGTGGCTCAGGCTGGTGGGTCTGGGTTTGATTTTGATGGGTTTTCCGGGTTCCCAACTTTGGAATCATGGAATTAG